One window from the genome of Hemiscyllium ocellatum isolate sHemOce1 chromosome 27 unlocalized genomic scaffold, sHemOce1.pat.X.cur. SUPER_27_unloc_6, whole genome shotgun sequence encodes:
- the LOC132808478 gene encoding gastrula zinc finger protein XlCGF8.2DB-like codes for MEKPEESLPVEKSWKCGDCGKGFHVPSVLEAHRRSHTGVRPFSCPECGKGFSSSSTLLRHRRVHTGERPFSCSECGKAFSNSSDLLKHQRVHTGERPFACPECGKGFSSSSALLTHQWVHTGEKPFSCPKCGKAFTQAFSLLRHQSVHTRERPFACPECGKGFSDSSALLTHRRVHTGERPFSCPECGKAFTHASNLLTHRWVHTRETPFSCPECGKAFSNFSHVVIHRRVHSGERPFTCPECGKAFSNSSDLLKHQRVHTGKRPFSCPVCGKAFTQSCNLQRHQRGHQRSQQSDSAGEAAVGHPQD; via the coding sequence atggagaaacccgaggaatccctcCCCGTGGAGAAATcttggaagtgtggcgactgtgggaaaggcttccatgTCCCGTCTGTCCTGGAggctcatcggcgcagtcacactggggtcaggccattctcctgccctgagtgtgggaaggggttcagcagttcctccaccctgctgaggcacagacgggtccacacaggggagaggcccttcagctgctccgagtgcgggaaggccttcagcaattcctctgacctactgaagcaccagcgtgtccacaccggggagagaccatttgcctgcccagagtgcgggaaggggttcAGCAGTTCCTCCGCCTTGCTGacccaccagtgggtccacacaggggagaagcccttcagctgccccaagtgtgggaaggccttcacccagGCCTtttccctgctgaggcaccagagtgtccacaccagggagagaccattcgcctgcccagagtgcgggaaggggttcagcgattcctctgccctgctgacccaccggcgggtccacacaggggagaggcctttcagctgtcctgagtgtgggaaggccttcacacatgcctccaacctgctgacccaccggtggGTCCATACCAGGGAGACGCCCTTCagttgccccgagtgtgggaaggccttcagcaatttctcCCACGTGGTgatccaccggcgggtccactccggggagaggccattcacttgtcctgagtgcgggaaggccttcagcaattcctctgacctactgaagcaccagcgggttcacaccggcaagcggcccttcagctgccctgtgtgtgggaaggccttcacccagTCCTGCAACTTGCAGAGGCACCAGCGGGGGCACCAGCGCTCCCAACAATCGGATTCTGCCGGTGAGGCTGCTGTGGGTCACCCCCAGGACTGA